Proteins encoded by one window of Brevibacterium atlanticum:
- a CDS encoding thiolase domain-containing protein — MSSPAIIGWSHSKFGRSESPLPQMMGDVARDAIADAGLEPADIDVIHVGVYNNGLSRQGFEAALPGTVFDELALTPAHRHENACATGSTAVFAAHDSIAAGRHRTALVIGAERMTQASGHDVNEVLLSASYREEEEHFKSFAGVFGEIARQYFDRYGDHSETLAKIAAKNHANGSHNPLAHMRKDLGFDFCNTVSEKNPYVAEPLRRTDCSMVSDGAVALVMAAEDVAASAPQAVTWRGMGNANDIMPLSRRDPLEMAGARAAMTQALRAAGIGIDDLDLLETHDCFTIAELLEYEAFGLAAPGQGHTLVDDGATTVDGRLPVNPSGGLKAKGHPIGATGVSMHALAAAQLTGRSPGLQIESPELAGVFNMGGAAVSNFASVLERVR; from the coding sequence ATGTCCTCGCCTGCGATCATCGGCTGGTCCCACAGCAAGTTCGGCCGATCCGAGTCCCCGCTGCCGCAGATGATGGGCGACGTCGCCCGCGATGCCATCGCCGACGCAGGTCTGGAACCGGCCGACATCGACGTCATCCACGTCGGCGTCTACAACAACGGACTCTCCCGCCAGGGCTTCGAAGCAGCCCTGCCCGGCACCGTGTTCGACGAACTCGCCCTTACCCCGGCTCACCGACACGAGAACGCCTGCGCCACCGGCTCCACCGCCGTCTTCGCCGCCCACGACTCCATCGCCGCCGGCCGCCACCGGACCGCGCTGGTCATCGGTGCCGAACGCATGACCCAGGCCTCGGGGCACGACGTCAACGAAGTGCTGCTCAGTGCCAGCTACCGGGAAGAGGAAGAGCACTTCAAATCCTTCGCCGGAGTCTTCGGCGAGATCGCCCGCCAATACTTCGACCGCTACGGCGACCACTCCGAGACCCTCGCGAAGATCGCTGCGAAGAACCACGCCAACGGCTCCCACAACCCGCTCGCCCACATGCGGAAAGACCTCGGCTTCGACTTCTGCAACACCGTGTCCGAGAAGAACCCCTACGTTGCCGAGCCTCTCCGCCGCACCGACTGCTCGATGGTCTCCGACGGCGCCGTCGCCCTCGTCATGGCCGCCGAAGACGTCGCCGCCTCCGCCCCGCAGGCCGTGACCTGGAGAGGTATGGGCAACGCCAACGACATCATGCCGCTGTCGAGGCGCGACCCGCTCGAGATGGCAGGCGCCCGCGCCGCCATGACCCAAGCACTGAGGGCCGCAGGCATCGGCATCGACGATCTCGACCTGCTCGAGACCCACGACTGTTTCACAATCGCCGAACTCCTCGAATACGAAGCCTTCGGACTCGCCGCCCCCGGACAGGGCCACACCCTCGTCGACGACGGTGCCACCACCGTCGACGGACGTCTGCCGGTCAACCCCTCCGGAGGACTCAAAGCCAAGGGGCACCCGATCGGCGCGACAGGCGTATCCATGCATGCCCTGGCCGCGGCCCAGCTGACCGGCCGATCACCCGGCCTCCAGATCGAAAGCCCGGAGCTCGCTGGAGTCTTCAACATGGGCGGCGCCGCCGTGTCGAACTTCGCCTCCGTCCTCGAGCGCGTACGCTGA
- a CDS encoding AMP-binding protein, with product MRAISPTSPAKDFTPTPRRGVNVSHFLTQTARRIPDRLAVVDDDRGQRWTWAELDARAEALAAALQSGGVGRRDTVLLVSANHAEVIQSFWGILRSGGVIAPPNAALSTEELLGISAEVAPAAVIADRAHAEFVAALQAEGFTGPVLWIGELPTIGASPSGPHSAETTPGTGSSGRAGAVSAVVGVDSAVEEDDPCWYFFTSGSTGRPKAATFTHRHLGAVLMNHRCDLFPNEDETGASLVLAPLSHGAGIHMLGQVFGGTPSIIHPGGKPSVESLWPAIDAYGITNAFTVPTILNRIAAGYPEGRGPDDHTLERVIYAGAPMLAADQARALERLGPCLVQYFGLAEVTGAITILRPEDHGAIPVDDAGIGTCGRARTGVEIVIVDETGRQLPAGEQGEVCVAGPTVCAGYLGRPDANAESFAGGLFHTGDVGYLNERGYLFLTGRKSDMYISGGSNVYPREIEELLLTDTEVAQAVVVGVPDPQWGEIGVAVIERAPSTGVEGIGDGGAGGADADDLAERLTALCKSGLAKYKVPKEIHFVETMPVTAYGKLARKELKAEYSQGRGSAR from the coding sequence ATGCGCGCGATCTCGCCGACTTCACCGGCCAAGGACTTCACCCCCACACCTCGGCGCGGGGTCAACGTCTCCCACTTCCTCACCCAGACTGCCCGCCGCATTCCCGACCGCCTCGCCGTCGTCGACGACGACCGTGGGCAACGTTGGACGTGGGCCGAACTCGACGCCCGCGCCGAAGCGCTCGCCGCCGCCCTCCAGTCCGGAGGCGTGGGCCGACGCGACACCGTCCTCCTCGTCTCGGCCAACCATGCCGAGGTGATCCAGTCCTTCTGGGGAATCCTCCGCTCCGGCGGTGTCATCGCGCCGCCCAATGCGGCTTTGTCGACCGAGGAGCTGCTCGGAATCAGCGCCGAGGTGGCACCCGCCGCCGTCATCGCCGACCGCGCCCACGCGGAGTTCGTCGCAGCTCTGCAGGCCGAGGGGTTCACCGGGCCCGTGCTGTGGATCGGCGAGCTGCCCACCATCGGCGCATCACCGAGCGGACCCCACAGCGCCGAAACCACCCCCGGCACGGGGTCGTCTGGTCGTGCAGGGGCGGTCTCAGCGGTTGTGGGCGTCGACTCGGCAGTCGAGGAGGACGACCCCTGCTGGTACTTCTTCACCTCCGGGTCGACCGGGCGACCCAAGGCCGCGACGTTCACGCACCGCCACCTCGGCGCGGTGCTCATGAACCATCGCTGCGACCTCTTCCCCAACGAGGACGAGACCGGGGCGTCCCTCGTTCTCGCGCCTCTGTCCCACGGAGCGGGCATCCATATGCTCGGGCAGGTCTTCGGCGGCACTCCGTCGATCATCCACCCAGGCGGCAAGCCCAGCGTGGAGTCCCTGTGGCCTGCCATCGACGCGTACGGCATCACGAACGCCTTCACCGTCCCGACCATCCTCAACCGCATCGCCGCCGGCTACCCAGAGGGCCGCGGCCCCGACGATCACACCTTGGAGCGCGTCATCTACGCGGGTGCCCCGATGCTCGCCGCCGATCAGGCCCGCGCACTCGAGAGGCTGGGACCCTGCCTCGTCCAGTACTTCGGACTCGCCGAGGTGACCGGAGCGATCACGATCCTCCGCCCCGAGGACCACGGAGCCATCCCCGTCGACGACGCCGGCATCGGCACCTGCGGCCGAGCTCGCACCGGAGTCGAGATCGTCATCGTCGACGAGACCGGCAGGCAGCTGCCCGCCGGTGAACAGGGCGAAGTCTGCGTGGCCGGACCGACCGTCTGCGCCGGCTATCTCGGTCGCCCCGATGCGAACGCCGAATCCTTCGCCGGCGGACTCTTCCACACCGGCGATGTCGGCTACCTCAACGAACGCGGGTACCTGTTCCTCACCGGCCGGAAGTCCGATATGTACATCTCCGGCGGTTCGAACGTGTACCCCCGCGAGATCGAGGAGCTCCTCCTCACCGACACCGAGGTGGCCCAGGCCGTCGTCGTGGGCGTGCCCGACCCGCAGTGGGGAGAGATCGGCGTGGCCGTCATCGAACGCGCGCCGTCGACCGGGGTCGAAGGTATCGGCGACGGAGGTGCCGGTGGCGCCGATGCCGACGACCTGGCCGAGCGGCTGACCGCGCTGTGCAAGTCGGGGCTGGCGAAATACAAGGTGCCCAAGGAGATCCACTTCGTCGAGACCATGCCGGTCACCGCCTACGGCAAACTCGCGCGCAAGGAACTCAAGGCCGAATACTCCCAAGGACGGGGCAGCGCACGATGA
- a CDS encoding SDR family NAD(P)-dependent oxidoreductase, giving the protein MAIGCGTPDREVNNGFAAAIGFLREGAKVCIVDRDPKALDEATRALAEAAAQAGADGAAWAGRGRLGGFALDAQVDLDAQLTTVVADVGDEHSLADAFAHCADTLGGPTVLHYNVGIVVNGGVDTLDTGGFRRALDINLTGAFSAIKHALPHMRAAGTGSIITVSSVGGMRYLGYDYPAYAASKAGLIELTKVVGAQYASEGIRANSIAPGLIETPLIHRSISGHYDSVEDMLAARHAQSPTGKMGRPEDVADLAVFLASTESAYINSTLIPVDGGLTHYAGMPKR; this is encoded by the coding sequence ATGGCCATCGGCTGCGGCACTCCGGACAGGGAGGTGAATAACGGCTTCGCCGCGGCGATCGGATTCCTGCGCGAGGGAGCGAAGGTCTGCATCGTCGACCGTGACCCGAAGGCGCTTGACGAAGCGACGCGCGCCCTCGCCGAGGCGGCTGCCCAGGCCGGAGCGGACGGTGCGGCCTGGGCTGGGCGGGGCCGCCTCGGCGGGTTCGCTCTCGATGCCCAGGTTGATCTCGACGCTCAGCTGACCACGGTCGTCGCCGACGTCGGCGACGAGCACTCTCTGGCCGATGCCTTCGCCCACTGCGCGGACACGCTCGGCGGCCCGACGGTTCTTCACTACAACGTCGGCATCGTCGTCAACGGAGGAGTCGATACTCTCGACACCGGGGGTTTTCGGCGAGCGCTCGACATCAACCTCACCGGCGCCTTCTCCGCGATCAAGCACGCCCTGCCGCATATGCGCGCGGCCGGCACAGGCTCGATCATCACTGTGTCCTCCGTCGGCGGAATGCGCTACCTGGGCTATGACTACCCCGCGTACGCCGCCTCGAAGGCCGGGCTGATCGAACTGACGAAGGTCGTCGGCGCGCAGTACGCCTCCGAGGGGATCCGCGCGAACTCGATCGCCCCCGGGCTCATCGAGACCCCGCTCATCCACCGGTCGATCTCCGGCCACTACGACTCTGTCGAGGACATGCTCGCCGCCCGGCATGCCCAGTCCCCGACAGGGAAAATGGGGCGACCCGAAGACGTTGCGGACCTCGCGGTGTTCCTCGCCTCGACCGAATCGGCCTACATCAACTCCACGCTCATCCCGGTGGATGGGGGACTGACCCATTACGCGGGGATGCCGAAACGATGA